The DNA segment TCCTTCACCCCGGCCGGCGAATCGCGCGAACACAAACCCGGCCGCCTGCCGGAAGACGGCGGCTTTTTGACCGGCTACAAACCGGCCGTGCTGGAGCTGAACATCAATCTGCAAGCCGGCGTCGATTTGGATGCGATCAACGCCATCAAAAATGAGACAGTCACGATCCGGCTGGAAAGCGGCCAAGTCTACATGATGGCGCAAGCATTTAGGTCCGGCGATCCGGCCGGCTGGGGTGATGGTGAGAGCAAAATAACCCTCATGAGTAATACGTCTGAGAGGATTTCGTAAATGGTTGCCCGCGTAGCTCGTGAGGAATGGGACTTCGATTCCATTGAGGATTTTTTTGCTGAGGGTGGCGCCGATTACGGCGAGGGGGCCGTGGTAATCGGTGGCACCCGCCACGTTTCGGGATTGATTCCCAATTCGACAAAACAAGCCCATGCTCTATTCAATACCGCGTTGTTGCAAAAATGGTTGAATTCAGGAACCAAGCGCGTGGATATCACCCTGCCGGGCACATATGCGTTTGCCGGCGGATCCGACCCCCAGGCTATCTGCACCGTTCCTAGCGACACAACGGTATATATCGGCCCAGGTGTAATCATCGATAACATCGCCGCCAGTTTTGGTCTAAGTAAGACCATGTTCATCAACGAAAACGCGCTGAGCAATGCGATCGCTGTCACCGAATTAACTCACGTAATAGATAACCCTGCATGGACCAGCACGGTAACGCTGAATATCGGTGCGGCAATAAACCCATTCGCAGTAGGTGACTACGTCTACATCCGTCCGGCGTATACTGGCGGAGACACCACAGGTTTTTTCAACTATATCTACAAAGTCATTGGCATCGATAACAGCGACGCCAACAATAAAAAAGTGCGCTACCGAATGGCGAACGGTTCGTCTAGCTATGTCCCGTCACCGAATGGGGCATTGATCTGCTATCAAGCCGATGCGAATATTCGGATATTCGGCGAAGGAAAAGTTCGGCAAAGTGTCCAAAACCGGGGATCAAACATCCGCGGTAATATTAGCTATCAACAAACCATACTGAACAAAATCCTGAATGGCTATATCGGATTAGGGCTAACAGAGTCTCCAGGATCGTGTTTTGCCGCCCTCGCTAACTCATTCGGCAGCACCATCGAAAACGGCATGTCCGACAATTCGACGGGGTTTTGGCTGCATGGAAACTGCTACGGCACCAGAGTGCTGAACGTGGCCGGCGAATCCAAAGACGATCTCGGCGCCATCTTCACTGATGGGGCCAACACACCATTGTATGACGCGGATGGCGTCACAGTTAATTCCGCTGGCGATATAGTTGGGATCTACATCGATTTTGGCAAAAAGCATCACAGAAAGGCCTCGTCTCAGGGCATTTCTATGATTTCCGAGAACAATCACCTGATCGATGACGTAACTATCGTCAACTATCACGGTGAGGACATCATGGGCCAACCATTCCATTTTGGTTGCGGCTACGGCGTCAACGGCACGGGCAGATACGGCAAGATTACGTTCAAGGACGGCTACTACGTGCCCAGAAGGGGGCGCGGTCTCGCATATATCAGCAACGGTGCAGGTGGTGGATCGGTAACGATAGACGAAGTCGTGTTCGACAATTTCCGCGTTCCAGCCCTGCCATCCGCAGATGGCAACGCTGGCTTTCAAAACGCGGGGGCCGGCATTTTCAACGCAGCCAATACTACAGGCTCGCACTGGATCAAGAAAATCGAAATCACAGGCGGTTCCGAATTCAACTTCGACATGGGCGCTAGCGGATCGTCAGATGTTAATGCCATGTATTTTGCCGAGCGTGTGCTGGTAGACGAGATCGTGCTAAAAGGCAGCAAAATCAAGGCCAGCGGTTCAGCCAGAGTATTGAACCCGATCAGGTCTGTTGGTGAATCCAGCTCGTACGGTATCAAGCGCATCACGATTGATGACTGCGTCACCGACTGCCCCGGCGCCGGATTTATCCAGATCGCCAACACTGCAGTTGCGCCAGAGATTCACATCTCAAAATCGCGGCCATCTGTCGCTGCTGTGTCGCTCGCATTTCAGGCTGGCGCTATTCCACACAACACCCGATTTTACTTTGCCGACAACGATGTCAGTGGGTTTGTGCGCGGATTGATCTATCCGAGCGGCACTACTGCAAAAACCATCAACCTCACGTATGGCGGCACAAAAGTGGCTGGATGGTGCTTCAATCCGTCGAATGCGCAAAATATCACATACAACATCCGGTCGACTGGTGGCAATGAAGGCACCGGAGCGCAAGGCGTCGGCACGTCAAATACGTTCAACCTATATGGTAACTGTGCTGATTTGCAATGGGATGTAACACAGATTGCTAGGGTCAATGGTGCGATTCTTTACAACACCAACGCCGCTGCCGGAACGCTGGGACAAGCCGGTTTAGTTGCGGGGGGCGGCACGGGTGCAAATAGCTGGAAATTATTAACTGATACGACAAAGGCATATTGATGAAATTACTAACCCCGTTGCGTCTTTTAAAAACGGAAATTACTGAACTCAACTTCCGCGCCCACACCACCGCCGAAGATTACCTATGCTTCGACCAGCGCGGCGGCGTTGCGCAGCGGATTGCGTTGATCGCCTCGCTGACGGGTACCGACGAGGCATTGATCCGGCAGTTGCGCGGGCCGGATTACATCCGCGCCGAGCAGCTGGCCAGCGACATGTTGGAGGCCGATGCCACGGCGGCAAGCGAGGCCAACGCCGATCGGATCAAGCTGTTGTCCCGGTTGACCGGTGCGACCGAAAGTGAGGTGGCGAAGATCCTCGGCGTGCTGACCGAACAGGCTAAGACGGCAGCAACCAACGACGAGGGCGCCGCCGAAAAAAGTTGTCAGAATCATCACCGCAGTCGGTTTAGTCGCCAAAGTGATGAACCAGCCGCTGCCGATCGTCAAGCGCATGCCCTTGGCCGAGTTGTTCATGTGGGCCAAGATGGCGGCGGCGATGGATGGGCGGCAGTTTGATTAATCCAATGTAGGGAGGGTTTACCCCGGAAACATTTCCAGCCTAAGCGCGCATCCCATAACTCAATAAACTCCAGTTACATCCCGTAACCGGAGTTTTTTTATGTCCAACGCTGCCGACGTCGAGTTGCGCGTCAAGTTTGTCGATCAGACCGGCAACGGCTTCGACAAATACGTCAAGCACGTCGAGCAAACCACCCGGCGCACGGAAGCCACCGTTACCCAATCCAATGCGCGCCAGCGCACCTCATTCGAGAGAACGTCGCTCGCCCGCGAGACGTTGGGCGTTCGCTCCGAGCAGCGCATCCAGCGCGAAATTCAACAGACCGAGGCCGCTTACAAGCGGCTAGCCGCGTCCGGTAAGCTCAGCCAGGACGAGCTGACCCGCGCCGCCGAAAAGACCCGGCAAAAGATCACCGGCCTGACCAATGAGATGGGTAAGCTGACCAAAGAGCAGCAACGCGCCGCCAAGGCCGCGAAGGACTTCGAAACCGCACAAGGGCGGATGCGTACCGGTGTAGCTGTCGGCGCCGGCGTAGCGGCGGCGGGCTATGCATTGAAAGCGCCGGTGATGAATGCGATGAGCATGGATGAGAGGCTTGCCAGTCTGGCCAACACGGCGTATCGAGAGCGAGACGTTACCGGTCGTTTGGCAGGCGCGAAGGATTTAGAGTCTGCGATCAATAAGTCGGTCGATCTTAGGCAAGGTGGAGGTGGCACGCGCGAACAGGCACTTGATGCGCTTGAGGCGTTGGCGTCTAAGGACGCGCTGAATAGTACAGATAAGGCAATGGCCTTTTTGCCGACGGTGATGCGTACCGCATACGGTTCTGGCTCTAACCCA comes from the Methylomonas sp. EFPC3 genome and includes:
- a CDS encoding phage tail tube protein codes for the protein MAELNNIRTVSVPSIGKLPLATPAGSFTPAGESREHKPGRLPEDGGFLTGYKPAVLELNINLQAGVDLDAINAIKNETVTIRLESGQVYMMAQAFRSGDPAGWGDGESKITLMSNTSERIS